A genomic region of Dactylococcopsis salina PCC 8305 contains the following coding sequences:
- a CDS encoding type II toxin-antitoxin system RelE family toxin — MLDYILLKPAERYLKRMKSDEQIRILNALDTLISNPSILDIKPLKGRPELRLRVGKYRILFREDTEKQVYVITAIGSRGDIYK; from the coding sequence ATTAAAACCAGCTGAGCGCTATTTAAAGCGAATGAAGTCTGATGAGCAAATTCGGATTCTGAATGCGTTAGATACTTTAATTTCTAATCCTTCAATTTTAGATATTAAACCGTTAAAAGGTCGTCCTGAGTTGCGTTTACGAGTAGGTAAATATCGAATTTTGTTTAGAGAGGATACAGAAAAACAGGTTTATGTGATTACCGCAATTGGTTCTCGTGGCGATATTTATAAATAG
- a CDS encoding ABC transporter substrate-binding protein: protein MKYNRRRFLQIMTASGLVVASSCDRQTPPSQGEQLSSLGIGGSPILLAIPLAYLIEESRLSQKVPNLEFIPVRNHEQMKALLTSGQGQMAANPTLLSAGLYQKEFPLRLLNVMIWGNIYVLSPDSSIATWEDLRGKSVLIPFQGSMPEMIFRFLATQSGLNPDEDLTIVSTQDFQSTAQLLLVGQGEAGVFAEPRASSVVAKGKEQNIELFYSLDFRETWGGVTGQTARFPQAGVSILKSLTDQHPDVVELIHAELRNSLDWIQENPTAAAELGSKYMDLPPAVIEQSLAKNRFEYLSAAEAQSELEVFYQSLMQVNPKLLGGKLPNADFYVEG from the coding sequence ATGAAATACAATCGTCGCCGTTTCTTACAAATTATGACCGCTAGCGGATTAGTTGTTGCCAGTAGCTGCGATCGTCAAACGCCCCCTTCTCAGGGGGAACAACTCTCTTCTCTAGGGATTGGCGGTTCTCCCATTTTACTCGCCATTCCTCTTGCCTACCTAATTGAAGAAAGCCGTCTCTCGCAAAAAGTCCCCAATCTAGAGTTTATTCCCGTTCGCAACCATGAACAAATGAAAGCCCTGTTAACTTCTGGACAAGGACAAATGGCAGCCAATCCTACTTTACTGTCTGCGGGGCTGTATCAAAAAGAGTTTCCTCTACGGTTGCTTAATGTCATGATTTGGGGCAATATTTATGTTCTCTCTCCAGATAGCAGCATTGCCACTTGGGAAGATTTGCGCGGGAAGTCGGTTTTGATTCCATTTCAGGGCAGTATGCCAGAAATGATCTTCCGTTTTCTCGCTACTCAGTCGGGACTCAACCCAGATGAAGACCTAACCATTGTTTCTACTCAAGATTTTCAATCCACGGCGCAACTGTTGCTGGTGGGACAAGGAGAGGCGGGAGTATTTGCTGAACCTCGCGCTAGTAGCGTTGTGGCGAAAGGAAAGGAACAAAACATCGAGCTTTTTTACAGTTTAGATTTTCGAGAAACTTGGGGAGGCGTAACAGGTCAAACCGCCCGTTTTCCCCAAGCAGGAGTTTCCATCTTAAAGAGTTTAACAGACCAGCATCCTGACGTGGTGGAATTAATCCATGCTGAGTTGCGAAACTCTCTGGACTGGATACAAGAAAACCCCACCGCAGCAGCGGAGTTAGGGTCGAAATATATGGATTTACCGCCAGCAGTGATTGAGCAATCTTTGGCTAAAAATCGGTTTGAATATCTCAGTGCAGCGGAAGCACAGTCAGAGTTGGAAGTGTTTTATCAGTCGCTGATGCAGGTCAATCCTAAACTTTTGGGGGGAAAACTGCCCAACGCTGATTTTTATGTTGAAGGATAG